Proteins from a single region of Streptomyces glaucescens:
- the mscL gene encoding large conductance mechanosensitive channel protein MscL, which produces MKGFRSFILRGNVVDLAVGIVIGAAFTAVVNGFVSAFLTPLVGLATGATGDMARKTFTVGATEFPYGTFINAAISFLLLASALYFLVVLPINKLHERLAPHHDVQAPKRDCPECLSPVPAQARRCASCTVPLPAVPAQAEETTQRAG; this is translated from the coding sequence GTGAAGGGCTTCCGCAGCTTCATTCTGCGCGGCAACGTGGTCGACCTGGCAGTCGGCATCGTCATCGGAGCGGCGTTCACCGCCGTCGTCAACGGTTTCGTCAGCGCCTTTCTGACACCCCTCGTGGGACTGGCCACCGGCGCCACCGGCGACATGGCCCGCAAGACCTTCACCGTAGGCGCCACCGAGTTCCCCTACGGAACCTTCATCAACGCGGCGATCAGCTTCCTCCTCCTCGCCAGCGCCCTGTACTTCCTCGTCGTCCTCCCGATCAACAAACTGCACGAGCGCCTCGCTCCCCACCACGACGTCCAGGCCCCCAAGCGGGACTGCCCCGAGTGCCTCAGCCCCGTCCCGGCCCAGGCCCGGCGCTGCGCCTCCTGCACCGTCCCCCTGCCCGCGGTACCCGCCCAGGCCGAGGAGACAACCCAGCGGGCCGGATGA
- a CDS encoding TetR/AcrR family transcriptional regulator has protein sequence MPKRVDHAERRSEIAEALVRVAGRRGLHAVGMRDVAAEAGVSLRLVQYYFDTKEKLLLFGLEHLAARFGDRVSARVRAAGHSPGPRATVEALLMAALPTDEESRTFHHLYTSYAVLSVHDRALAAQPFIKNPDAAEDAVTELLRQAQEADLLEPGVDARLEAVSLLAMSAGLGTSILVGQRSPESAAAVLEHHLDRIFRAHEGAASTEETPK, from the coding sequence ATGCCCAAGCGCGTGGACCACGCGGAACGACGCAGCGAGATCGCTGAGGCGCTCGTCCGGGTCGCCGGGCGACGCGGGCTGCATGCCGTGGGGATGCGCGATGTGGCAGCAGAGGCGGGCGTGTCCTTGCGGCTGGTGCAGTACTACTTCGATACGAAGGAGAAGCTGCTGCTCTTCGGGCTGGAGCACCTGGCGGCGCGCTTCGGTGATCGGGTCTCCGCCCGCGTCCGGGCTGCCGGTCACAGCCCGGGTCCGCGTGCGACGGTCGAAGCGCTGCTGATGGCGGCCCTGCCGACCGACGAGGAGAGCCGCACGTTCCACCACCTCTACACCTCGTACGCCGTTCTGTCCGTGCACGACCGGGCCCTCGCCGCCCAGCCCTTCATCAAGAACCCCGACGCCGCCGAAGACGCCGTGACCGAACTCCTCCGGCAAGCGCAAGAGGCGGACCTGCTCGAACCCGGTGTGGACGCGCGGTTGGAGGCAGTCAGCCTGCTCGCCATGTCTGCGGGGCTCGGCACCAGCATCCTCGTCGGCCAGCGCAGCCCGGAGTCCGCCGCCGCGGTCCTGGAGCATCACCTCGACCGGATCTTCCGCGCTCACGAGGGCGCCGCCTCGACGGAAGAGACTCCGAAGTGA
- a CDS encoding alpha/beta fold hydrolase, giving the protein MPGTTARPPADVGRYVSDAWRDRYFAACDAVYALGAPALAEQEVETSFGTTHVYRYGPADPAAQTRTPIVLIHGAGSCSAMWYPNTPDLSAERPVYALDTPGDPGRSVQRAPLHQPADAAQWLEETLTGLGLDRVHLVGTSYGGWLALNQAHRKPDRLASVTLLDPGGLEKVGLRFFVWIFISLFATSAPKTLRPRLAAWLEQPVLVVPELRTMIRTAVRAYRVRRPAPLPLSDDELSTIRTPLYLVLGKRSLLVHPQRQVDRVPRVIPGARAEIISGTGHGPQIDHAEEINRRMLDFMDSVA; this is encoded by the coding sequence GTGCCCGGGACCACTGCCCGTCCCCCGGCCGATGTCGGCCGCTACGTGAGCGACGCCTGGCGTGACCGCTACTTCGCTGCCTGCGACGCGGTCTACGCACTGGGAGCACCCGCCCTCGCGGAACAGGAGGTGGAAACCTCCTTCGGCACCACCCACGTGTACCGCTACGGTCCCGCCGACCCGGCGGCCCAGACCCGCACCCCCATCGTCCTGATCCACGGGGCGGGTTCCTGCTCCGCCATGTGGTACCCGAACACGCCCGACCTCAGCGCCGAACGCCCCGTCTACGCCCTCGACACCCCGGGCGACCCCGGACGCAGCGTCCAGCGCGCCCCTCTCCACCAGCCCGCAGACGCCGCCCAGTGGCTCGAGGAGACGCTCACCGGACTCGGCCTCGACCGCGTCCACCTCGTCGGCACCTCCTACGGCGGCTGGCTCGCCTTGAACCAGGCCCACCGCAAGCCCGACCGCCTCGCCTCGGTGACCCTCCTCGACCCCGGCGGCCTGGAGAAGGTGGGGCTGCGGTTCTTCGTCTGGATCTTCATCAGCCTCTTCGCGACCTCCGCGCCCAAGACCCTGCGCCCGCGCCTCGCGGCCTGGCTGGAACAGCCGGTCCTCGTCGTGCCGGAGCTACGCACGATGATCAGGACAGCCGTCCGCGCCTACCGCGTCCGCCGCCCAGCCCCCCTGCCCCTGTCCGACGACGAACTGTCCACCATTCGAACCCCGCTCTACCTCGTGCTGGGCAAGCGAAGCCTCCTCGTGCACCCCCAGCGGCAAGTGGACCGCGTGCCGCGCGTGATACCGGGCGCCCGGGCGGAGATCATCTCCGGCACCGGCCACGGGCCGCAGATCGATCACGCGGAGGAGATCAACCGCCGGATGCTGGATTTCATGGACTCCGTCGCCTGA
- a CDS encoding DUF3291 domain-containing protein encodes MPRLALYTFGVLKSPLVDPAPLTREFYDTGEAVYRKISQHPGYLSRAETTGGDRGALFEADWGPWGEFAVPAWYSKGRTVETTALAATLSLWVDMRPAFDAVYTGLHREALNRRHDWFERTGHPNYALWWVADDVIPTWSDGVSRLEHLGDHGSTLQAFTFRNSWAPDGTPTRIDVTGPKSDQVR; translated from the coding sequence ATGCCCCGTCTTGCTCTGTACACGTTCGGCGTCCTGAAGTCACCTCTCGTGGATCCCGCGCCTCTCACGCGCGAGTTCTACGACACTGGTGAGGCCGTGTACCGGAAGATCAGTCAGCACCCCGGGTACCTATCGCGTGCTGAAACGACAGGCGGTGACCGGGGCGCACTCTTCGAAGCGGACTGGGGTCCATGGGGAGAGTTCGCCGTACCGGCTTGGTACAGCAAGGGCCGTACGGTGGAAACCACTGCTCTGGCCGCGACCCTCTCGCTCTGGGTCGACATGCGCCCCGCATTCGACGCCGTCTACACCGGCCTCCACCGTGAGGCGCTGAACAGGCGTCATGACTGGTTCGAGAGGACGGGGCACCCGAACTACGCGTTGTGGTGGGTCGCTGACGACGTGATACCCACCTGGTCGGACGGGGTTTCCAGGCTGGAGCACCTCGGCGACCACGGATCCACGCTGCAGGCCTTCACCTTCCGCAACTCATGGGCCCCGGACGGAACTCCGACCAGGATCGACGTAACGGGCCCGAAGAGCGACCAGGTTCGCTGA
- a CDS encoding DUF305 domain-containing protein, protein MIRTRFLFRRTAAVAAAGAAAFVLAACGGNGDDSAGHGGHNSNSASPAVSASASQGQHNAADVAFAKGMIPHHRQAVEMAGLAPERAQSAEVKKLAAAIKKAQDPEINTLSGWLTSWGEEVPADGAMAHSMHGGESGGMMTVQEMDRLEKASGKAFDTAFMEMMIKHHEGAVEMAKTEQADGSYAPATEMAGQIVISQSAEIERMNKLLGKN, encoded by the coding sequence ATGATCCGCACGCGTTTCCTGTTCCGCCGTACCGCCGCCGTCGCCGCCGCAGGTGCGGCGGCGTTCGTCCTGGCCGCCTGCGGCGGCAACGGTGATGACTCCGCCGGGCACGGCGGGCACAACAGCAACAGCGCTTCCCCCGCCGTCTCTGCATCGGCGTCCCAGGGGCAGCACAACGCGGCCGATGTCGCTTTCGCCAAGGGGATGATCCCGCACCACCGCCAGGCTGTGGAGATGGCCGGCCTCGCGCCCGAGCGGGCTCAGTCGGCCGAGGTGAAGAAGCTCGCCGCCGCCATCAAGAAAGCCCAGGACCCCGAGATCAACACGCTGTCGGGCTGGCTGACCTCATGGGGCGAGGAAGTACCCGCCGACGGAGCCATGGCCCACTCCATGCACGGCGGGGAGTCCGGCGGCATGATGACCGTGCAGGAGATGGACCGGCTGGAGAAGGCCTCCGGCAAGGCGTTCGACACCGCGTTCATGGAAATGATGATCAAGCACCATGAAGGCGCGGTCGAGATGGCCAAGACCGAGCAGGCCGACGGTTCCTACGCCCCGGCCACGGAGATGGCCGGGCAGATCGTCATCTCGCAGAGCGCGGAGATCGAGCGGATGAACAAGCTGCTCGGCAAGAACTGA
- a CDS encoding DUF6153 family protein encodes MTTCTRSSSRPAGRLFVLLVLAVLAGVLGMHGLTPGAAVAAQAGGGHEMVMAPADGVPYAGGGCSHTDGGSGHLDHADATCAATGTSSPYTPPAPAAGPVLQAPAVAGPVAAPTGSPHDGRAPPDLSELQLLRI; translated from the coding sequence GTGACCACGTGCACCCGCAGCAGCAGCCGCCCCGCCGGGCGGCTGTTCGTGCTGCTGGTGCTGGCGGTGCTGGCCGGGGTGCTGGGCATGCACGGCCTGACACCGGGTGCTGCCGTTGCGGCGCAGGCGGGAGGCGGCCACGAGATGGTCATGGCCCCCGCTGACGGCGTCCCGTACGCAGGCGGGGGATGCTCGCACACGGATGGCGGGTCGGGACACCTCGATCACGCCGACGCCACCTGTGCGGCCACCGGTACCAGCTCGCCGTACACACCGCCGGCGCCGGCCGCCGGCCCGGTGCTGCAGGCACCCGCCGTCGCCGGCCCCGTCGCGGCGCCTACCGGCTCGCCCCATGACGGACGCGCCCCGCCCGACCTGTCCGAACTGCAGCTTCTGCGGATCTAG